From a single Zygotorulaspora mrakii chromosome 2, complete sequence genomic region:
- the NNF2 gene encoding Nnf2p (similar to Saccharomyces cerevisiae NNF2 (YGR089W); ancestral locus Anc_3.425), with product MRDHPHSRSCNSDQPVAFAKKHRFKDTLALFIVFLSFNHFASLCLLVSFVIATRFTNFLASSFITIFLSKKPSPAMTEVTHIKPLDDATLSKTTNGKKSVDSVSRASNKSSHFSYSILFIEIITATILKLYGEEYFISPIEKLALSILASSMINDPSDILSYATSCSVLYAVTLNACQRLRSFHDINTLLMNYDLNSHFNIPKNVTTFFGRFCFHTGGLVFFQWIDKYVQHLLYYISFHIVIFQFTQGFLHPSHHHVDKAKPNKKVATPLKNDASRIAGHRIVSNGAPKSSVHSAVATQPQQHSNQAPTDKLSQNNYENTPNNQTSSSNSNSTSNVQNFPPQLNLKRPNENCNDLPFFAAIVKEFECFEPSVISAAASNSLTVTTNVTVPFSANPIENDNTTEVSYTNQFYEIKVDFEHENKARDLTLDVTVTSNLENFIRHLFKRKNQHLIPPLWSIVVTLKTTNFEKKYLQKENKDIALGNDLSTSSSATGSVENENSDNTISPTNSNLSQTNANNDEVTQSVFNNLQATGTMALIAKTAFDDYAQLHLVSTRDNIFKRDDKDYKVCIVEICCNSITFHIENLHEGELIVLVNGVIWSEVSCALILDCEDEELVVVGGLVPSCSYDIQFINRISHTEDYLISDLMVRTLGSHKNNTEKFEKFENIDFSFPSYYHRKFLSPLLTLKHSVLTTNTNLAEGRAKLKKSKREISKKLSSLRQDIDHFKAKISQNASNDEKNASKVDSLKLAVQQSESTIAKLEQELKKSIDKEVNLEEIYLKKKDLHLKQTMEYSKNKESLEHEVNMAKTKINRLQQEFSQLSSKKEKLVLRQEKLQREVNHNTEEFENFRNLLVQKRERDRSKRQDLRARELNELELSIKGLEQDISRLEGENGSMHKIVHGF from the coding sequence ATGAGGGATCATCCTCATTCTCGATCATGCAATAGCGATCAACCAGTTGCGtttgcaaaaaaacatcGGTTCAAGGATACACTGGCACTTTTTATTGTCTTCCTCAGCTTCAATCATTTTGCATCACTTTGCTTATTGGTATCATTTGTGATTGCCACCAGATTCACGAACTTCTTAGCCTCAAGCTTTATCACGATATTTCTGTCGAAGAAACCATCACCAGCAATGACTGAAGTGACTCACATAAAGCCATTAGATGATGCAACACTAAGTAAAACAACAAACGGTAAGAAATCAGTAGATTCTGTATCCAGAGCGAGCAATAAAAGTTCACACTTTTCATATTCGATATTGTTTATCGAAATAATTACAGCAACCATATTAAAGCTATACGGTGAAGAGTATTTCATAAGTCCTATTGAGAAATTAGCGCTTTCTATTTTAGCTTCGTCGATGATTAACGATCCGAGTGATATCTTGAGTTATGCGACATCGTGCTCTGTATTGTACGCGGTAACGTTGAATGCATGTCAGCGATTACGCTCCTTTCACGATATTAATACACTGCTCATGAATTATGATCTCAATAGTCATTTTaatataccaaaaaatGTGACAACGTTTTTTGGGagattttgttttcataCAGGTGGattggttttttttcagtggATAGACAAATATGTGCAACATCTTCTTTATTACATTTCATTTCAtattgtaatttttcaatttacaCAAGGCTTTTTACATCCAAGTCATCATCATGTGGATAAAGCAAAACCCAACAAAAAAGTAGCAACGCCGCTTAAAAATGATGCGAGCCGTATTGCAGGTCATAGAATTGTATCTAATGGTGCACCGAAATCTTCTGTACATTCAGCTGTTGCCACTCAACCTCAACAGCATTCAAATCAAGCCCCGACTGATAAATTGTCACAAAATAATTATGAAAATACTCCTAATAATCAGACGTCATCATCGAATTCAAATTCGACTTCTaatgttcaaaatttccCACCTCAGTTGAACTTGAAGAGACCAAACGAGAATTGTAACgatttaccattttttgCAGCTATAGTGAAAGAGTTTGAGTGCTTCGAACCATCCGTAATTTCGGCAGCCGCTAGTAATTCATTGACTGTTACTACAAATGTCACTGTACCCTTCAGTGCGAATCCAATCGAAAACGACAATACCACTGAAGTGAGCTATACGAACCAGTTTTATGAAATAAAAGTTGATTTTGAACATGAAAATAAGGCAAGGGATTTAACATTGGATGTTACCGTAACAAgcaatcttgaaaattttattcgtcatcttttcaaaaggaaaaacCAGCATTTAATTCCACCACTATGGTCAATTGTTGTTACACTGAAGAcaacaaattttgaaaagaaatacttgcagaaagaaaataagGATATCGCTTTAGGAAACGATCTTTCGACATCGAGTTCCGCAACAGGatctgttgaaaatgagaaTTCCGATAATACTATATCACCAACAAACTCAAATTTAAGTCAGACTAACgcaaataatgatgaagtTACCCAAAGTGTCTTTAATAATCTACAAGCTACTGGCACTATGGCACTGATTGCTAAAACAGCATTTGATGATTACGCTCAGTTGCATTTAGTATCAACAAGAGATAATATCTTTAAGAGAGACGACAAGGATTATAAGGTTTgcattgttgaaatatgctGTAATTCGATTACTTTCCACATTGAAAACTTACATGAGGGTGAATTAATTGTTTTAGTGAATGGGGTTATTTGGTCTGAAGTATCCTGTGCTTTGATTCTCGATTGTGAAGATGAGGAGCTTGTAGTCGTAGGTGGCCTGGTACCATCCTGCTCgtatgatattcaatttatcaataGAATAAGTCATACAGAAGACTATTTGATAAGTGATCTCATGGTTAGAACTTTAGGAAGTCATAAAAACAACACAGagaaatttgagaaattcGAGAATATTGATTTTAGTTTCCCATCATACTACCATAGAAAGTTCTTATCACCTTTGTTAACTTTGAAACATTCAGTTCTGACAACTAATACTAATTTAGCGGAAGGTCGTgccaaattgaaaaagagcaaaagagaaatcaGCAAGAAATTAAGCTCTTTGAGACAAGATATTGACCACTTTAAAGCGAAGATTTCACAAAATGCTTccaatgatgaaaaaaatgcttccAAAGTTGATAGTTTGAAGCTTGCTGTTCAACAAAGTGAATCAACTATAGCTAAGTTGGAACaggaattgaagaaatctATTGACAAAGAGGTCAACCTAGAGGAAATAtatctgaagaaaaaggatCTGCATTTAAAGCAAACTATGGAATATAGCAAGAATAAAGAATCCCTGGAACACGAGGTGAACATGGCAAAGACAAAAATTAACCGACTGCAGCAAGAATTTAGTCAGCTGAGCAgtaagaaagaaaaattggttCTACGTCAggaaaaattacaaagagAAGTTAATCATAATActgaagagtttgaaaattttaggAATCTTCTTGTTCAGAAAAGAGAGAGAGACAGATCTAAGAGACAGGATTTAAGAGCTCGTGAACTTAATGAGCTCGAATTGAGCATTAAGGGCCTAGAACAGGATATTAGCCGCTTGGAGGGTGAAAACGGCAGTATGCATAAAATAGTACATGGTTTTTAG
- the UTP22 gene encoding rRNA-processing protein UTP22 (similar to Saccharomyces cerevisiae UTP22 (YGR090W); ancestral locus Anc_3.426) — MSSLKRRASEVSHIEADEPVAKKSAESAVEREDEKLQASRGDEEEEKEEEKEEEKDEEEDEEEDEGESVDEESNGADINKANSGSTAAHDIHIVRETAELFKSNIFKLQIDELLQQVKLKDSHILKVEKFLHMLHDMINEVPDWEEMTIAEADSFFKNKVVTIPYVDPKPDSNATNYKVSYKRPSISLIGSFALKAGIYEPTGSTIDVLLSMPQELFERKDFLNFRCLHKRSVYVAYLTHHLSILIKKQKLDNFLKLEYSYFNNDKLQPILRLYCKQSSSDTVNSEYNFYKTKFSINLIFGFPYKCFDAKKLLPNRNCIRIAQEDQSVVLPATPLYNFSVLSSTTYDNYLKYLYKTKKQTESFKEATILGRLWLKQRGFSSKISHCGSLGGFGTFEFGILMASLLNGGGVNGNKILLHGFSSYQLFKGIIKYLATIDLCTEGHLQFHSDSVTPSKYVEEGFDTPTIFDKTTKVNILSKMSTSSYQMLKMYARETLVMLDNVVQDQFSNVFLKNINKVDNIKYDLCYDLLLPTTNKTNADDLLNLEFGPTERIKFITMENFLVNKVTNVVKYALDDRIKHLEVELVGQKNSFPITKRKVYPNNGSHLNLDSIKIKLLVNSAECEKLVTRGPIHLEEPTAEANEFKNFWGKKSSLRRFKDGSITHCCIWTASYSEPIVSSVLDYALKRHISEGLCIKNDSTKYFQELLPLPNLAASTRMSVLNLNSFHTVKKSFDDLYSIVFAMKLPLSVKSILPVGSAFRYTSVCQPVPFAYSDPDFFQDVILEFETSPKWPDEITSLEKAKAAFLLKIHDDIAEKHEEKYKSFFTRDESIPYNMEIMVLNILTPEGYGFKFRVLSERDEILYLRAISNAREELKPELESTFLKFTAKYLASVRHTRTIENISHSYQFFPPVVRLFKKWLDAHLLLGHLSDEFVELLAIKPFVDHAPYNIPGSVENGFLKVLQFISNWNWKEEPLILDLIKPEEELTSGLDTASSELDSRTMKKLSEKLTLSQYKGIQTNFSNLRNGDPNGLHLQFFVASKNDPSGILYTSGILLPIATRLTALAKVAMNLLGIHGVNKQTINLLFTPALKDYDFVVQLKTPLPLKVPSGILELAEFKNLANNQLAKSFPSDLAKLSDKMDPTFQLVKYLNMKYHNSMIFFSHRYVAVNGGDKGDRNVVTGLIKPLFKKPSKFRVNIDCNIEPLDDQIVQLNKQAIFHEIASFSNDLVIEFETD, encoded by the coding sequence ATGTCAAGTCTAAAGAGGAGAGCATCAGAAGTAAGTCATATTGAGGCTGATGAACCAGTAGCGAAGAAGAGTGCGGAGTCAGCCGTTGAACGGGAAGACGAGAAGCTTCAAGCGTCCCGCGGcgatgaggaagaagagaaggaagaagagaaggaagaagagaaggacgaagaggaagacgaagaagagGACGAGGGTGAGAGTGTGGATGAGGAGTCCAACGGAGCTGATATTAATAAAGCAAACTCTGGCAGTACCGCAGCACACGATATACACATTGTGAGAGAGACAGCtgagcttttcaaatccaacatcttcaaattaCAGATCGATGAGTTACTGCAGCAGGTTAAGTTAAAAGACTCCCACATACTAAAGGTGGAAAAGTTTTTGCATATGCTACACGACATGATAAATGAGGTGCCCGATTGGGAGGAGATGACAATTGCAGAGGCCGAtagtttttttaaaaacaaAGTTGTCACCATCCCTTACGTTGATCCCAAACCAGATTCCAATGCAACGAACTACAAAGTTAGCTATAAGAGGCCTTCTATTTCATTAATAGGATCATTCGCGTTGAAAGCCGGGATCTACGAACCTACTGGGTCAACTATTGACGTTTTGTTGTCAATGCCACAAGAATTgtttgaaagaaaagattttttgaacttcAGATGCCTACACAAAAGAAGTGTGTACGTGGCATACTTGACTCATCATTTATCAATTCTCATCAAGAAGCAAAAGCTTGATAATTTCCTCAAGCTGGAATACTCATATTTTAATAACGATAAACTACAGCCGATTCTGAGACTTTATTGCAAACAGTCATCCTCCGATACTGTGAATTCCGAATATAATTTTTACAAGACCAAGTTTTCTATCAATTTAATATTTGGGTTCCCATATAAGTGCTttgatgcaaaaaaattactgCCAAATAGGAATTGTATTAGAATTGCACAAGAGGATCAAAGTGTTGTTTTGCCGGCCACTCCGCTATACAATTTTTCGGTGTTATCATCAACAACCTACGATAATTATTTGAAGTATCTTTACAAGACAAAGAAGCAGACAGAATCATTTAAGGAGGCCACAATTCTTGGTAGATTATGGTTAAAACAACGCGGgttctcttcaaaaatctcaCATTGTGGTTCATTAGGCGGATTCGGCACGTTTGAATTCGGAATTTTAATGGCAAGTTTACTAAATGGTGGTGGTGTAAATGGAAACAAAATTTTACTGCACGGTTTCTCCTCATATCAATTATTCAAAGGTATCATAAAATATTTGGCAACTATTGATCTTTGTACGGAAGGTCACTTGCAATTTCATTCCGATTCAGTAACACCTTCAAAATATGTTGAAGAGGGTTTCGACACACCAACTATTTTCGATAAAACAACAAAAGTAAACATTTTAAGCAAAATGTCAACATCTTCTTACCAAATGCTTAAAATGTATGCTCGAGAAACGCTTGTAATGCTTGACAATGTTGTTCAAGACCAATTTTCCAATGTATTCCTGAAAAATATTAACAAGGTGGATAATATAAAGTATGACCTTTGTTATGATCTGCTCTTGCCCACAACCAACAAAACCAATGCGGATGATTTACTGAACCTAGAATTTGGCCCTACGGAGAGGATTAAATTCATCACAATGGAAAACTTCCTCGTTAATAAAGTCACCAACGTTGTGAAATATGCACTAGATGATAGAATCAAGCATTTAGAAGTTGAACTAGTTGGACAAAAAAACAGTTTTCCAATAACCAAGAGAAAAGTTTATCCTAATAATGGATCGCATTTGAATCTAGATTcgataaaaataaaattacTCGTCAATTCAGCCGAGTGTGAAAAACTAGTGACGAGAGGCCCAATACATCTAGAAGAGCCTACCGCGGAAGctaatgaattcaaaaatttttgggGTAAGAAGTCCTCTCTTCGTCGTTTCAAAGACGGCTCCATTACACATTGCTGTATATGGACAGCATCATATTCAGAACCAATAGTTTCATCTGTTTTAGATTATGCTCTTAAAAGGCATATAAGCGAAGGATTATGCATTAAAAATGATAGCACAAAATACTTTCAAGAGTTGCTTCCCTTGCCAAACTTAGCAGCTAGCACAAGAATGTCAGTTTTGAACTTAAACAGCTTTCACACTGTGAAAAAGTCTTTTGATGATCTTTACAGCATCGTATTCGCCATGAAACTTCCTTTATCGGTTAAATCTATATTGCCAGTTGGTTCTGCATTTAGATATACATCAGTATGCCAACCGGTACCATTTGCATATTCAGATCCAGACTTTTTTCAGGACGTCATTTTAGAGTTTGAAACCTCACCAAAATGGCCAGATGAAATAACCTCTTTAGAGAAAGCAAAAGCAGCATTCCTCTTAAAAATTCACGATGATATAGCAGAAAAACATGAGGAGAAATACAAATCTTTCTTCACAAGAGATGAGTCTATCCCTTATAACATGGAGATAATGGTGTTAAACATTTTAACCCCTGAAGGCTATGGTTTCAAATTCAGAGTACTCAGCGAGCGCGATGAAATACTCTATTTAAGGGCAATTTCGAATGCAAGAGAGGAATTAAAACCAGAGCTGGAATCCACTTTCCTAAAATTTACTGCGAAGTATCTGGCTTCAGTAAGACATACCagaacaattgaaaatatttcgCACTCTTACCAGTTCTTCCCTCCTGTCGTGAGATTATTCAAGAAGTGGTTAGATGCTCATTTACTTTTAGGTCATTTAAGTGACGAGTTCGTCGAGTTACTCGCCATCAAACCATTCGTGGACCATGCCCCTTACAACATACCTGGATCGGTAGAGAACGGCTTCTTGAAAGTTTTGCAATTCATTAGTAATTGGAACTGGAAAGAGGAGCCATTGATACTGGATCTCATCAAGCCTGAAGAGGAACTGACCTCGGGGCTCGATACAGCAAGCTCTGAACTCGACAGCAgaacaatgaaaaaactttcCGAAAAACTTACCTTATCCCAGTACAAAGGTATACAGACAAACTTCAGcaatttgagaaatggTGATCCAAACGGCTTACATCTGCAGTTTTTCGTTGCGTCCAAAAACGATCCAAGCGGAATCCTGTATACGAGTGGAATTCTTCTACCGATCGCCACGAGATTAACGGCGTTGGCAAAAGTTGCAATGAATCTATTGGGAATCCATGGTGTAAACAAACAAACTATCAATCTACTATTCACTCCAGCATTGAAAGATTATGATTTTGTCGTACAACTGAAAACACCTTTGCCATTAAAAGTGCCATCAGGAATCTTAGAATTAGCtgaattcaagaatttggCAAACAATCAGTTAGCAAAAAGCTTTCCTTCTGATTTGGCTAAACTAAGTGATAAAATGGATCCTACATTCCAATTAgtaaaatatttgaatatgaaatATCACAACAGTATGATTTTCTTTAGCCACAGATATGTGGCTGTAAACGGCGGGGATAAAGGTGACAGAAATGTGGTGACTGGACTAATAAAACCACTTTTCAAGAAACCAAGCAAGTTTAGGGTGAACATCGATTGTAATATTGAGCCATTAGATGATCAAATTGTCCAATTGAACAAACAGGCGATTTTCCATGAAATTGCCTCTTTTAGCAATGATTTAGTCATCGAATTCGAAACGGATTAG
- the GLD1 gene encoding Gld1p (similar to Saccharomyces cerevisiae YPR109W; ancestral locus Anc_3.427) yields MDNNRNDDGSSIERDRVYQLRRKNFQKRLVTNLSSLGYIVIVLEYLKYGCTIWTLLIRVLVQMMLAAPFPNELHIRRLASRNEIQTSSYFLSMGIPNGRINAAPRESIPGGFPSIPIEEEPLNDELQIQKDLEDIKKKIRKTIFHGSLTLNIIYIITSILFPVDFIAKLNGKQLDDDGLVDTPSPFNNANGLIDGQRKGGFLMQMLGEFLPQSNFKGNLGIILFQFGILFCQFGLFVLTCVNLADLGFEETLPEDIVDASKYSDGYDGKVFVMQMDPVEAINQVYPQTNMTPSTGSDMV; encoded by the coding sequence ATGGATAACAATAGGAATGATGATGGGAGCTCCATTGAAAGGGATAGAGTGTACCAACTGCGAAGAAAGAACTTCCAAAAGAGATTGGTGACGAATCTGTCATCTTTAGGGTATATTGTTATTGTACTGGAGTACCTTAAATATGGATGTACCATATGGACATTGCTGATAAGAGTTCTTGTTCAGATGATGCTTGCAGCGCCGTTTCCCAACGAATTACATATACGGAGGCTGGCGAGCAGAAACGAGATACAAACTTCAAGCTATTTTCTGTCAATGGGTATACCGAATGGTAGAATCAATGCAGCACCCAGAGAATCAATACCTGGTGGATTCCCATCAATTCCAATAGAAGAAGAACCTTTGAATGATGagcttcaaattcaaaaagatctaGAGGAcataaagaagaagataaGAAAAACAATATTCCATGGCTCCCTTACATTGAACATCATTTACATAATTACTTCTATTCTCTTTCCTGTGGACTTTATAGCAAAGTTAAACGGAAAGCAGCTGGATGATGATGGTCTTGTTGATACGCCTTCACCATTCAATAATGCTAATGGTCTAATAGATGGTCAGCGAAAGGGAGgttttttgatgcaaaTGCTTGGGGAATTTCTTCCACAGAGTAATTTCAAAGGTAATTTAGGTATAATTTTATTTCAGTTTGGTATTTTATTTTGCCAATTTGGCCTATTCGTTTTGACATGTGTCAATCTTGCGGATCTGGGATTTGAGGAGACTTTACCTGAGGACATAGTTGATGCATCCAAATATAGTGATGGCTACGATGGAAAAGTGTTCGTCATGCAAATGGATCCAGTGGAAGCCATTAACCAAGTTTACCCGCAAACCAACATGACACCGTCAACAGGTTCTGATATGGTTTGA
- the RPC40 gene encoding DNA-directed RNA polymerase core subunit RPC40 (similar to Saccharomyces cerevisiae RPC40 (YPR110C); ancestral locus Anc_3.428): MSNIVGIEYNRVTNTTSNDFPGFSKDGKGAWDVEDFRKTFDVQINSMSERETNFDLVHIDTSIANAFRRIMISEVPSVAAEYIYILNNTSVIQDEVLSHRIGLVPLKIDPDMLSWVDSTLPEDEKFTDENTIVLTLNVKCTRNPDAPKDCTDPKILYRNSSIYARDLKFEPQGRQIEAFAKCPVIPTDPDILLAKLRPGQEISLRAHCILGIGGDHSKFSPVATASYRLLPHINILKPIRGESARRFQKCFPKGVIGIDEKSEEAHVKDARKDTVSREVLRYDDFSDKVKLGRVRDHFIFNVESTGAMSPEEIFFKSVRILKNKADYLRNCPITQ, from the coding sequence ATGTCCAATATTGTTGGTATCGAGTACAATCGAGTGACGAATACGACTTCCAACGATTTTCCAGGATTCTCTAAGGATGGTAAAGGAGCATGGGATGTCGAAGATTTCAGGAAAACTTTTGACGTACAAATAAATTCTATGAGCGAGAGAGAAAccaattttgatttggtCCATATTGATACTTCGATTGCAAATGCATTTCGCAGAATCATGATATCCGAGGTCCCATCAGTTGCGGCAGAGTACATCTACATTCTGAATAATACGTCTGTCATTCAGGATGAAGTTTTGTCCCACAGAATTGGATTGGTTCCTTTGAAAATCGACCCAGATATGCTAAGTTGGGTTGATTCCACACTGCCAgaggatgaaaaattcaccGATGAAAATACTATAGTTTTAACTTTGAATGTCAAATGTACAAGAAACCCGGATGCGCCAAAGGATTGCACAGATCCGAAAATACTTTACAGAAATTCCAGTATTTACGCTCGTGATTTGAAGTTTGAACCACAGGGTAGACAGATTGAAGCTTTCGCAAAATGTCCTGTGATTCCTACGGATCCAGATATTTTACTGGCTAAATTGAGGCCAGGCCAGGAGATCTCTCTAAGGGCCCATTGTATACTTGGAATTGGTGGTGACCATTCCAAGTTCTCTCCCGTAGCCACGGCATCGTACAGACTATTACCTCATATCAACATTTTGAAACCGATAAGGGGTGAATCTGCTAGAAGATTCCAAAAATGTTTCCCAAAAGGTGTCATTGgcattgatgaaaaaagtgaagaagCTCATGTCAAGGATGCAAGAAAGGATACTGTATCAAGAGAAGTTTTGAGATACGACGACTTTTCGGATAAAGTTAAACTGGGTAGAGTTAGAgatcatttcattttcaatgttGAAAGTACAGGAGCCATGAGTCCTGAAGAGATCTTTTTCAAGTCAGtaagaattttgaagaacaagGCGGattatttgagaaattgCCCAATCACTCAATAG
- the PRP31 gene encoding U4/U6-U5 snRNP complex subunit PRP31 (similar to Saccharomyces cerevisiae PRP31 (YGR091W); ancestral locus Anc_3.429) — protein MSEEDDNFWDDLDLDLASSKGEDFQEDEEKDEEQNLIHDNEEFRVISSNSTFLLGNFLTDYQLTSLSDVETQNPNDISRIPQFESEILRLLSQKTDELSPLLSQLNELSVYAQREVTVLHSYMKLLYKDKFLELEDLIPSPLPYANVVCILEEQEGGAHLNLASALENEAGLGKEQILVLMMSTKTSFKQDVRIQMERRSFLFEARALIQALLRIQDRINDFVTLRVPLAAPNVCALVSPNIASLLISHVGGIQELSQIPSCNLASIGKNKHLSHEFHTNIAGVRQEGFIYRCPLIQQQPMQYHKQMLRMVCAKVSLAARVDAGMQNDTKDDSFGNKWAQEISEKIQKLQDTTAIRNVKPLPIPEDAPKKKRAGRRFRKYKQQFQLSQLRQLQNRVEFGKQEQTITNSFGEEIGLGMTKAGFYAISGSSAGGTGVTKGNTNNSAKYSKAMKKRIEEANEQSNDYLISLEDRI, from the coding sequence ATGTCCGAGGAAGATGATAACTTTTGGGATGATCTAGATCTCGATTTGGCCAGCAGCAAGGGAGAggattttcaagaagacgaagaaaaagacGAAGAACAGAATCTGATACACGATAATGAGGAATTTCGTGTGATAAGCAGTAATAGCACCTTTCTATTGggaaattttttgacagATTACCAATTAACCTCTTTATCGGATGTAGAAACTCAAAACCCCAATGATATCAGCCGAATACCGCAGTTCGAATCGGAAATTTTAAGGTTGCTCTCTCAGAAGACTGATGAACTATCACCATTATTATCACAATTGAATGAACTCTCAGTATATGCACAGCGCGAGGTAACTGTGTTACATAGTTACATGAAACTACTTTACAAGGACAAATTTCTGGAACTGGAAGATCTAATACCATCACCGTTGCCATACGCGAATGTGGTCTGCATACttgaagaacaagaggGCGGTGCCCATCTAAATTTGGCATCAGCTTTAGAAAATGAAGCAGGACTAGGCAAAGAGCAGATACTGGTCTTAATGATGTCGACGAAAACTTCGTTCAAACAAGATGTACGGATACAAATGGAACGCAGGTCATTTCTATTTGAGGCAAGAGCACTGATTCAGGCACTTCTGAGAATTCAAGACCGCATTAATGATTTTGTGACCTTGAGAGTTCCCCTGGCTGCGCCCAATGTTTGTGCATTGGTGAGCCCCAATATCGCATCTCTCCTAATATCTCATGTGGGTGGCATCCAGGAATTGAGCCAGATCCCAAGCTGCAATTTAGCTTCCATAGGGAAGAACAAACATTTATCGCACGAGTTTCACACGAACATCGCAGGAGTGAGACAAGAGGGTTTTATATACCGATGCCCGTTAATACAACAGCAGCCAATGCAATATCACAAACAAATGCTGCGAATGGTTTGCGCAAAAGTGTCACTTGCTGCAAGAGTAGATGCTGGCATGCAAAATGACACTAAAGATGATTCATTTGGTAATAAGTGGGCACAAGAAATATcagaaaaaatacaaaagCTTCAAGATACCACAGCTATCCGAAATGTAAAACCTCTTCCAATACCAGAAGATGCTcccaagaagaagagggCAGGAAGGAGATTCAGAAAATACAAACAACAATTTCAGCTGTCGCAATTAAGACAGCTACAAAACAGGGTCGAATTTGGAAAACAGGAACAAACGATCACCAATTCCTTCGGAGAAGAGATTGGTCTAGGTATGACCAAGGCGGGATTTTATGCAATCAGCGGATCTTCAGCCGGTGGAACCGGCGTCACAAAAGGAAATACCAATAACTCTGCTAAATATTCAAAGgcaatgaaaaaacgaATCGAAGAAGCTAACGAGCAGTCCAACGACTACCTCATATCGCTGGAAGATCGTATTTGA